CTCGCGACCGTCCTTCGGGCGCTCACGAGCAAGATGCTGGCAACAACCACGCTGGATGAACGCCTCGCAACCGAGGCCGGCATGGAGCCGATGAGCGCCAACATGGGCAATGTCGCGTTCTGGCTGGTGATCCTGCTGTTCCTGCCGGCCATTCTCGGGGCCTTTCAGCTCCAGGGCCTGCTTGAGCCGGTGCAGGGCATGGTCGATCGCGCCTTGTCGATGGTGCCCGACATCTTTGCCGCGCTGGTCATCGGATTCGTGGGCTGGCTGGTGGCCAGGGTCTTGCGCGGGCTGGTCAGCAATCTCCTTGCGGCTGCCGGCGCAGACAGGCTCGGCACATGCATCGGACTGGATGAGACCGTGAAACTGTCGCGCCTTGCCGGCATGCTGGTGTTCATCCTGGTCTTCGTGCCAAGCCTGATCGCAGCACTCGACGCCTTGAAGATCGAGGCCGTGTCCGCCCCGGCGATCAGCATGCTCGACCAGTTCTTTGGTGCCGTGCCCAATATCCTGGCGGCGGCGGTGATTCTGGGCGTGACCTGGTTCGTTGCCCGCTTCGCGTCCGGTCTGGTTGCGCGACTGCTCGCAGGCGTCGGGTTCGACCTGCTGCCGGCGAAGCTGGGCCTTGGGCACGCGATTGGCGAAGGACAGACCGCATCGGCGCTGGTGGGGCGCCTGGTGCTGTTCTTTGCGATGCTGTTTGCCGTGGTGGAAGCGGCGAATCGCCTGGGGTTCGGTCAGATCAGCGAACTGGTGACGATGTTTGTTCAGTTCGGTGGCGACATCCTGCTCGGTGCGGTGATCCTTGTTGCCGGTTTCTGGCTCGCCAACCTCGCTGCCGAGGCCATCAACCGGGCCAGCGGCGAGCATGCGAGCGGGCTGGCACGCATTGCCCGCGTCGCCATTCTCGGACTGGTGATTGCAATGGGCTTGCGTGCCATGGGCATTGCCGACGATATCGTCAATCTGGCTTTTGGCCTGGGTTTTGGTGCGGTTGCAGTGGCGGTGGCCCTGTCCTTCGGACTGGGTGGTCGCGAAGCGG
This genomic interval from Parazoarcus communis contains the following:
- a CDS encoding mechanosensitive ion channel, with translation MEQNTLISSLQSTLGGSLPGILGALAILALGWFAAVLVRAGSRRVLRVAGINQKLQSGTGQAFDLESMLSLGLFGLVLLITVVAVLNILDLESLSSPFAALLAQITTYLPHLLAGAILSVVAWVLATVLRALTSKMLATTTLDERLATEAGMEPMSANMGNVAFWLVILLFLPAILGAFQLQGLLEPVQGMVDRALSMVPDIFAALVIGFVGWLVARVLRGLVSNLLAAAGADRLGTCIGLDETVKLSRLAGMLVFILVFVPSLIAALDALKIEAVSAPAISMLDQFFGAVPNILAAAVILGVTWFVARFASGLVARLLAGVGFDLLPAKLGLGHAIGEGQTASALVGRLVLFFAMLFAVVEAANRLGFGQISELVTMFVQFGGDILLGAVILVAGFWLANLAAEAINRASGEHASGLARIARVAILGLVIAMGLRAMGIADDIVNLAFGLGFGAVAVAVALSFGLGGREAAGRQMEYWLARLRKDEPGKG